From the genome of Ptychodera flava strain L36383 chromosome 22, AS_Pfla_20210202, whole genome shotgun sequence, one region includes:
- the LOC139123086 gene encoding uncharacterized protein translates to MSKGETEGDHLVISQTEDTAMEPTGGLPCTLVRISLSLLAMFHFENPRLCLRCSREAGGEDRNEPPTAVRSETPCTSYGSVNNNSRDEPLDCIICDDMRPKTRLLYNRDSKNLRKVICYTISGILTVVFVLQPLQKVYFRWANQSEILYLFYFLAFFMPPLLIVVCRAYAVFSTTKVTNAAINTSGVCALTNDFIHGLLNRTNDKFVPLKRSVLIRGMIYNFCVLKYIGLYTSFQVSIFRADCPEISGWGVFGCIVDMMGVLVFTEFWYVIYLLRLAVQLEFKSICVTLTSEMPTGRQNYDRVPGDVKRREHEIQDGSSQDSDVFRRRIMESFLDFTRLNNLITHLLTITMSATIFKCSCHLYWNFHVFNTYTETFRIPALLINLTVWDSILMFLIIPLVSVGSINISYVWDDFLNYLDYELGCGKRWIVEFVEKKKSGSNSVEIAMIALTAISIFVAFSFPVEQYGKYWTEDSICLYNNTLSI, encoded by the exons ATGAGCAAAG GTGAAACCGAGGGAGACCATTTGGTGATTTCGCAAACAGAAGACACGGCAATGGAACCAACAGGCGGCCTTCCATGCACTCTTGTCAGAATAAGTCTGTCTCTTCTTGCGATGTTTCACTTTGAAAATCCTCGACTTTGTTTGAGATGCTCCCGTGAGGCGGGCGGTGAAGACAGGAACGAGCCACCAACGGCGGTCAGAAGCGAAACCCCCTGTACAAGTTACGGCTCAGTGAACAACAACAGCCGCGATGAGCCACTGGACTGCATCATATGTGACGATATGCGACCGAAAACGAGGCTGCTTT ATAACCGGGACTCAAAGAATCTACGCAAAGTTATCTGCTATACGATCAGTGGTATTTTAACGGTCGTCTTCGTTCTCCAGCCTTTGCAGAAGGTGTATTTTCGATGGGCCAATCAGAGTGAAATTCTGTACCTCTtctattttcttgcatttttcaTGCCGCCATTGTTGATCGTTGTATGTCGAGCTTATGCCGTTTTCAGTACGACAAAAGTGACGAACGCTGCAATAAACACCAGTGGTGTCTGTGCTCTAACCAATGACTTCATTCATGGTCTTTTGAACCGAACAAATGATAAGTTCGTGCCTCTGAAGCGAAGTGTACTAATCCGTGGTATGATTTACAACTTCTGTGTTTTGAAGTACATCGGTTTGTACACGAGTTTTCAGGTCTCCATCTTTCGTGCAGACTGCCCAGAGATCAGCGGCTGGGGAGTGTTCGGATGCATCGTTGACATGATGGGTGTATTGGTGTTTACTGAGTTCTGGTACGTCATTTATCTTTTGAGACTGGCTGTCCAGTTAGAATTCAAGTCAATATGTGTTACTCTAACGTCTGAAATGCCGACTGGACGCCAGAACTACGATCGAGTACCTGGAGACGTGAAACGTAGAGAGCATGAGATCCAAGATGGTAGCAGCCAAGATTCTGACGTGTTCCGCCGAAGAATAATGGAGAGTTTTCTTGACTTCACCAGACTGAATAATTTAATAACACACTTGCTGACGATCACAATGTCCGCTACAATCTTTAAATGTTCTTGTCATTTGTATTGGAACTTCCATGTCTTCAATACTTACACAGAGACCTTCCGTATACCCGCACTTTTGATAAATCTCACAGTTTGGGATTCTATTCTCATGTTTTTGATTATACCTTTGGTTTCAGTCGGTTCCATAAATATCAGTTATGTCTGGGATGATTTTTTAAACTATCTTGACTACGAACTAGGGTGTGGTAAGCGCTGGATTGTtgaatttgttgaaaagaaGAAATCTGGATCGAATAGTGTAGAAATAGCCATGATCGCTCTGACGGCGATCAGTATTTTTGTAGCGTTTTCCTTTCCAGTTGAACAGTATGGTAAATATTGGACAGAGGATAGTATTTGTCTCTACAACAACACGTTGAGTATTTGA